In one window of Acaryochloris thomasi RCC1774 DNA:
- a CDS encoding GAF domain-containing sensor histidine kinase, which yields MVTHRAESSTSDHGILQPPHQRGILTKTLLALGGYGLFLIVTLAGGGYYIGRSLEQMNRSVIEFDRLSQDIKNVDEYFIRQAKDRKNLFLRGRNPKDLDKYWGHINEMTEKINTQVDVVLENPLSKPYQTELQTFMSDHTQLMTVYQEGFNIFQETQKQTAGDQYVRGQGSDVGAELTQILAQIKADRQQLVLEKEQHMQQFLVVSTGGLILVIVTCSGLLATIITDPIRRVVRFTRFLEERHSARQASQTVFDHDGLDVAGHPFATELDQTYHPAEGYQQDEIGYMFETYSKLAGIISNYNHQLRVRDGLLNCVNVAAQCLVANEDLTVALPAVLKILGEGTGQCRAYILQNLHDQQTDNLLFDLTLEWDAPNVSTKREAGGRFPVPIKTFPDRLTAPLKAGCATQFLASELDGLKEREQGQALSLVGVPITVAGEWWGLLGLDDCVKERVWSQAEIAVLEAAATSIGTALERDRARQTREASEREALMACERAARAAELEAANHILSVRERWLETTAAAAHDLLSTVNVDASVNAALQRIGENLGCDRIVVMRHLPDPNTLGTMRTIYEWDAPNIHSQLHHPDLRDISSAGLENWFTRLMSGQWVGGMIDADADDPLSLTMKALGVKSTYTVPVLVDEQFWGVMALDHCHEAKHLSLSEVAVFKTAATCVGSAICLDHMRRDHEQVERSALLSEERNRLAREIHDTLAQVFTGVSLQLEAAKGILTQQPTQAETHINQASDLARQGLSEARRSVRALRSQALESDTLAEALQKTLCEMTQGTVIHSQFQQRGMPYPLADDVQLNLLRIGQEAITNILRHAQAQTLMLTLTFAPEHISLCIVDDGIGFDPQSRTNVTGFGLIGVRERVAHFDGHVQLISSPGHGTQLEVTMPLAVKV from the coding sequence ATGGTGACTCACAGAGCTGAGAGCAGCACTTCAGATCACGGCATCCTACAGCCCCCTCATCAGAGAGGCATTCTCACCAAAACACTCCTCGCCTTAGGAGGATACGGCTTATTTCTCATCGTCACGCTAGCGGGGGGGGGGTATTACATTGGCCGCAGTCTAGAACAGATGAATCGCTCAGTGATTGAATTTGATCGCCTCAGCCAAGATATTAAAAATGTAGATGAGTATTTTATTCGTCAGGCAAAAGATCGAAAAAACCTGTTTCTGCGCGGTCGAAACCCGAAGGATCTCGATAAATATTGGGGCCATATCAATGAGATGACTGAGAAAATTAATACTCAGGTTGATGTTGTCTTAGAGAATCCTTTATCGAAACCCTACCAGACAGAGCTGCAGACCTTCATGAGCGATCACACGCAACTGATGACGGTCTATCAAGAAGGATTCAATATTTTTCAAGAAACCCAAAAGCAGACGGCAGGCGATCAGTACGTGAGAGGACAGGGGAGCGATGTTGGGGCAGAATTGACGCAAATACTGGCGCAAATTAAGGCCGATCGGCAGCAGCTCGTCCTTGAGAAAGAGCAACATATGCAGCAGTTTCTAGTGGTGAGCACGGGGGGCTTAATTTTAGTCATCGTTACTTGCTCTGGACTGCTGGCAACAATCATTACCGATCCCATTCGTCGCGTGGTTCGCTTTACGCGATTTCTAGAAGAGCGCCATTCTGCACGGCAGGCCAGCCAAACCGTATTCGATCACGATGGGCTAGATGTTGCGGGTCATCCATTCGCAACAGAGTTAGACCAAACTTATCATCCTGCAGAAGGGTATCAGCAGGATGAGATTGGCTATATGTTTGAGACCTACAGTAAATTGGCTGGCATCATTAGCAACTATAACCACCAGCTTCGCGTGCGTGATGGTCTTCTCAACTGCGTCAATGTCGCGGCTCAATGTTTGGTCGCTAACGAAGATCTGACCGTTGCCCTCCCGGCAGTGTTGAAGATTTTGGGAGAGGGAACGGGGCAATGTCGCGCCTATATCTTGCAAAACCTGCATGATCAGCAAACCGACAACCTACTGTTCGACCTCACCCTAGAGTGGGATGCGCCGAACGTCTCGACGAAGCGCGAAGCTGGGGGGCGGTTCCCGGTGCCCATCAAAACATTTCCAGATCGACTCACGGCACCGCTTAAGGCAGGATGTGCGACACAGTTTTTAGCGTCTGAATTGGATGGCCTGAAGGAACGAGAACAAGGTCAAGCGCTTTCGTTAGTCGGCGTTCCCATTACGGTTGCCGGGGAGTGGTGGGGCCTACTCGGCCTTGATGACTGCGTAAAGGAACGGGTCTGGAGCCAGGCTGAAATTGCGGTATTGGAAGCGGCGGCGACCTCTATCGGTACGGCTCTGGAGCGAGACCGCGCTCGTCAAACTCGCGAAGCGTCTGAACGAGAGGCGCTGATGGCTTGCGAACGGGCGGCTCGGGCGGCGGAACTAGAAGCCGCAAATCACATTCTATCGGTGCGGGAACGCTGGCTAGAGACGACGGCGGCGGCGGCACACGATCTGCTGTCTACGGTGAATGTTGATGCTAGCGTCAATGCGGCGCTGCAGAGGATTGGAGAAAATTTGGGTTGTGATCGCATCGTGGTCATGCGCCACCTCCCGGACCCCAACACCCTGGGCACCATGCGAACCATTTATGAATGGGATGCCCCCAACATACATTCTCAGCTTCATCATCCTGACCTCAGAGACATCTCAAGTGCGGGTTTAGAGAACTGGTTTACTCGGCTTATGTCAGGCCAATGGGTGGGGGGCATGATTGATGCTGACGCAGACGATCCCCTCAGCCTGACAATGAAGGCGTTAGGTGTGAAGTCAACCTACACGGTTCCGGTTTTGGTTGACGAACAGTTCTGGGGGGTGATGGCCCTCGACCACTGCCATGAAGCCAAGCATCTGAGTTTGTCTGAGGTGGCGGTCTTCAAGACCGCCGCCACCTGCGTTGGCAGCGCCATCTGTCTCGACCACATGAGACGCGATCATGAACAGGTTGAACGCAGTGCCCTACTCAGCGAAGAACGCAACCGTCTGGCCCGCGAAATTCACGACACGCTAGCCCAAGTCTTTACCGGCGTTTCGCTGCAGCTTGAAGCGGCCAAGGGCATTCTGACCCAGCAACCGACTCAGGCTGAAACTCACATCAACCAGGCCAGTGACCTTGCCCGTCAGGGCTTGTCAGAAGCACGTCGTTCAGTCCGTGCCCTCCGCTCTCAAGCCTTGGAAAGCGATACCCTTGCTGAGGCGCTGCAGAAAACCCTGTGCGAGATGACCCAGGGCACAGTCATTCATTCCCAATTTCAACAGCGGGGGATGCCATACCCGCTCGCGGATGACGTGCAGCTCAACCTGCTCCGCATCGGCCAGGAGGCAATTACGAATATTCTCCGTCACGCCCAGGCCCAAACCCTGATGCTCACCCTGACCTTTGCACCTGAGCACATCAGTCTTTGCATCGTTGATGATGGCATCGGTTTTGATCCGCAATCTAGGACAAATGTGACGGGGTTTGGCTTGATTGGCGTTCGAGAGCGGGTGGCCCACTTCGACGGTCATGTTCAACTCATCAGCAGCCCGGGTCACGGCACTCAGCTTGAAGTCACGATGCCCCTAGCTGTTAAGGTCTAG
- a CDS encoding response regulator: protein MSVAPIRVLVVEDHSVVRQGIVSILSQEADITVIAEAQDGLEAVELHAVQQPDLTLMDLRMPNLDGVDAIAKIRAQTPSANIIILTTYDTDEDIYRGLHAGARGYILKDTTAPELINAIRTVHGGQRYIPPEVALKLADRIDGTALTDRELEVLQFLSKGNSNQDIAGHLSISEGTVKFHINNIFSKLGVSDRTQAVITALKRGLARLD, encoded by the coding sequence ATGTCCGTAGCCCCTATTCGCGTGCTAGTCGTTGAAGATCACAGCGTTGTCCGTCAGGGGATTGTCTCTATTTTGAGCCAAGAGGCTGATATCACCGTCATTGCTGAGGCCCAAGATGGCCTGGAGGCAGTAGAGCTACACGCCGTTCAGCAGCCGGACCTCACTCTCATGGATCTGCGGATGCCAAACCTCGACGGGGTGGATGCGATCGCAAAAATCCGAGCGCAAACCCCCAGCGCCAACATCATCATTCTGACCACCTACGACACTGACGAAGACATTTATCGAGGACTCCATGCCGGGGCCAGAGGCTACATTCTCAAAGACACCACCGCCCCAGAGCTAATCAACGCCATTCGCACCGTCCACGGGGGGCAGCGCTATATTCCCCCTGAAGTTGCGCTCAAGCTGGCGGACAGAATTGACGGTACGGCTCTAACCGACCGCGAACTGGAAGTTCTGCAGTTTCTGAGTAAGGGGAACAGCAACCAAGACATTGCCGGTCACCTTTCTATTTCTGAGGGAACCGTCAAGTTCCATATCAATAATATTTTTTCTAAGCTAGGAGTGAGTGATCGCACCCAGGCTGTGATCACAGCTTTGAAGCGGGGCCTCGCACGTCTCGATTAG
- a CDS encoding DsbA family protein, translating to MIDSNLDYSPMTLLRPCDHIQGRPEKNITLVAYGDYQNLRSGQAYFMIKNLLKTFNDQLCFVYRHFPQAASRSAAWKAAEAAEVASDQGKFWEMHDILARNHLALDDCDLVSYADQAGLNIPQFLCGMASHVHTHKVEADVESGKANGVIDIPTFFTTIRSQDIQHINGLMHQIAEIKNTFSRMNNEC from the coding sequence ATGATAGATTCAAATCTAGATTATTCCCCCATGACGCTCCTGCGTCCGTGCGATCACATTCAAGGTCGGCCAGAAAAAAATATTACGTTGGTGGCCTATGGCGACTACCAGAATCTTCGTTCAGGTCAAGCTTACTTCATGATCAAAAATTTACTAAAGACCTTTAATGATCAACTTTGTTTTGTCTATCGACACTTTCCTCAGGCCGCTTCTCGATCTGCAGCCTGGAAGGCTGCAGAAGCTGCGGAGGTGGCCTCTGATCAAGGTAAGTTCTGGGAAATGCACGATATTCTAGCAAGAAATCATCTCGCACTAGATGACTGTGACTTAGTCAGCTATGCGGATCAGGCGGGTCTTAATATTCCGCAGTTTTTATGCGGGATGGCAAGTCACGTTCACACCCATAAAGTTGAGGCAGATGTTGAGAGTGGTAAAGCAAATGGTGTGATAGATATACCCACATTTTTTACAACAATCCGCTCTCAAGACATCCAGCATATCAATGGGCTTATGCATCAGATTGCAGAGATAAAAAATACCTTTTCGCGAATGAATAATGAATGCTAA
- a CDS encoding helix-turn-helix domain-containing protein, whose product MSIQQQLGEPDYISEGFEFYAGTESSVHYHDHRHAEIEIVLVLNAAEVHVAWQTSRNQHQERQLGSNQLCIIPSQQLHSLWWEDTAEYIFIFLRPTFLQRTAHDWVQGSSIELKEQYAIANSLIQSLALTMRSTLSAETLDHLYLDSLINVLVIHLLKTYADCQLTTPAPLKTASKQGLNKVIDYIDESLDQDLRLIKLAEVANMSESSFCHQFKARMGTSPHQYVIQQRIKRAKLLLLNRDLSIVEIAYRCGFNSQSHLTIYFRQHTGMTPNAYRTTHI is encoded by the coding sequence ATGAGTATTCAACAGCAGTTAGGTGAACCTGATTATATATCTGAAGGGTTTGAGTTTTACGCCGGTACTGAATCATCCGTCCACTATCACGATCACAGGCATGCAGAAATTGAGATTGTACTGGTTCTCAATGCTGCTGAGGTTCATGTGGCGTGGCAGACGAGTCGCAATCAACACCAAGAGCGACAGTTAGGGAGTAACCAGCTTTGTATTATTCCGTCTCAGCAACTTCATAGTCTCTGGTGGGAAGATACGGCTGAATATATTTTTATTTTTCTGCGTCCTACTTTTTTACAACGCACGGCCCACGACTGGGTTCAAGGGAGTTCCATTGAACTGAAGGAGCAATATGCGATCGCAAATTCTCTCATTCAGTCCCTTGCCCTCACCATGCGATCCACCCTAAGTGCTGAGACGCTTGATCACCTCTATCTTGACTCACTGATCAATGTACTCGTGATCCACTTGCTTAAGACCTATGCCGATTGTCAGTTAACCACCCCGGCCCCGCTTAAGACGGCATCTAAGCAGGGGCTGAACAAGGTCATCGACTACATTGATGAGTCTCTCGACCAAGATTTACGACTTATCAAGCTGGCAGAGGTGGCGAACATGAGCGAGAGCAGCTTTTGTCATCAGTTCAAAGCACGCATGGGTACCTCTCCCCATCAATATGTGATTCAACAGCGCATCAAGCGAGCAAAGCTTTTACTGTTAAATCGTGATTTGTCCATTGTTGAAATTGCGTACCGGTGCGGCTTCAACAGCCAGAGTCACCTAACCATTTACTTCCGACAGCATACGGGCATGACGCCCAATGCCTATCGTACAACTCATATCTGA
- a CDS encoding B12-binding domain-containing radical SAM protein codes for MSAFRSEHLLFTPASPDSEAISLIFAFPNTYSVGITSLGYQTVWALLASQPRLAVSRLFTDLQEPLPHQPDLLGFSMSWELDYVNILNLLEQLDVPIRAAERSSAHPLVFGGGPVLTANPEPFAEFFDVILLGDGEDLLNQFITAYQQVRRAERSVQLQALARVPGVYVPSLYEVIYEDREGAIATITPLTDIPPCVEKQTYRGNTLSSSTVVTEKAAWESIYMVEVVRSCPEMCRFCLASYLTLPFRTPSVTDSLIPAIERGLKVTRRIGLLGASVTQHPEFDDLLAYFDRPACDDVRLSIASVRTNTVTEKLAQTLANHDTRSVTIAIESGSERIRELINKKLEQDQIFEATANAKAGGLKGIKFYGMVGLPQETEADVEATIKLLLDLKRQVPGFRLTLGCSTFVPKAHTPFQWFGVDPTAQKRLKLLQKGLRSNGIDFRPESYNWSVIQTLLSRGDRRLSRLLELTRHYGDSVGSYRRAFKELRGQLPPMEFYVFETWPTTQVLPWSHLRGPLPEATLVKHSQPAMVA; via the coding sequence GTGTCTGCTTTCCGTTCTGAACATTTACTTTTTACGCCAGCGTCGCCCGATTCCGAGGCCATTTCGCTGATTTTTGCTTTTCCTAATACCTACAGCGTTGGCATTACCAGTTTGGGGTATCAGACGGTGTGGGCGCTACTCGCCAGTCAGCCCAGGCTGGCCGTCAGCCGTCTGTTCACTGACCTGCAGGAGCCTCTACCGCATCAGCCAGACCTGCTGGGGTTCTCGATGTCTTGGGAGCTGGATTATGTCAATATCTTGAACCTGCTAGAGCAGCTTGACGTTCCAATTCGGGCCGCAGAGCGCTCGTCGGCTCATCCCCTGGTTTTTGGGGGCGGCCCGGTGCTGACGGCGAACCCAGAGCCATTCGCAGAGTTTTTTGATGTGATTCTGTTGGGGGATGGCGAAGATTTACTGAACCAATTTATTACGGCTTATCAGCAGGTCCGTAGGGCAGAGCGATCGGTGCAGCTTCAAGCTCTGGCACGGGTTCCAGGTGTCTATGTTCCTAGCCTTTATGAGGTGATTTATGAAGATCGAGAAGGTGCGATCGCAACTATCACCCCGCTCACCGACATCCCACCCTGCGTAGAAAAGCAAACCTACCGAGGCAATACCCTCTCTAGCTCCACCGTCGTCACCGAAAAAGCCGCCTGGGAAAGCATCTACATGGTGGAAGTGGTGCGGAGTTGCCCGGAGATGTGTCGCTTTTGTTTAGCGAGCTACCTAACACTGCCGTTCCGGACCCCAAGCGTTACCGATTCGCTCATCCCCGCCATTGAGCGAGGTTTAAAGGTGACCCGTCGAATTGGATTGTTGGGAGCTTCCGTGACACAGCATCCCGAGTTTGACGATTTGCTAGCCTACTTTGATCGACCCGCTTGTGATGACGTGCGCCTTAGTATTGCCTCGGTCCGCACCAATACCGTGACGGAAAAGCTAGCGCAGACGCTGGCCAATCACGACACGAGATCGGTCACCATTGCCATTGAAAGCGGCTCTGAACGGATTCGTGAACTGATTAACAAGAAGCTGGAGCAAGATCAGATTTTTGAGGCCACTGCCAACGCCAAGGCAGGTGGTCTCAAGGGCATTAAGTTCTACGGTATGGTTGGCCTGCCGCAAGAGACTGAGGCAGATGTAGAGGCCACGATTAAGCTACTCCTAGATCTCAAGCGACAGGTTCCAGGTTTTCGGCTAACGCTGGGATGCAGCACCTTTGTCCCTAAGGCTCACACCCCTTTCCAGTGGTTTGGGGTCGATCCGACCGCCCAAAAGCGACTGAAGCTGCTGCAAAAAGGGCTACGCTCGAACGGCATTGATTTTCGACCAGAAAGCTATAACTGGTCGGTTATTCAGACGTTGCTATCGAGGGGCGATCGTCGTCTATCCCGGCTGCTGGAGCTGACCCGCCACTATGGTGATTCTGTTGGCAGCTACCGTCGCGCTTTCAAAGAACTGCGCGGTCAGCTTCCGCCGATGGAGTTCTACGTGTTTGAGACCTGGCCGACGACTCAGGTTTTACCTTGGTCACACTTGCGGGGGCCATTGCCGGAAGCGACGTTAGTGAAGCATAGCCAGCCAGCAATGGTGGCGTAA